The Aquificaceae bacterium genome includes a region encoding these proteins:
- the nuoH gene encoding NADH-quinone oxidoreductase subunit NuoH, whose amino-acid sequence MELWLSIVITLVKILVVLGVFLGIGAYLTWFERKLAGHIQARMGPKLVGPFGLLQPLADGIKLLTKESIIPQNADKVVYYLAVVMAVAPAILLFSVIPFGPGFTLFGYEIKPIIADVNIALLLVFAFGSLAVYGTIFSGWASNSKYAFIGSLRKAAVIISYEVVLGFSVLGVILLAGTMSTTGIVQAQIERGVWFIVYQPVAFILYLFCMLAESGRVPFDIQEAEAELVTGYNVEYGGMRFGVFPLAEWYLNVMALSAIAVVLFFGGWSGPHIFGPLSPYLWFLIKMFALVFFVLWLHWTLPRFQAKDITEIGWKIMLPISIVNVVFTAVLAYILQ is encoded by the coding sequence ATGGAGCTCTGGCTTTCTATTGTGATAACTCTTGTTAAAATCCTCGTAGTCCTTGGTGTATTCCTTGGTATAGGTGCCTATCTCACATGGTTTGAGAGGAAGCTGGCGGGGCACATTCAGGCAAGGATGGGTCCAAAGCTGGTGGGTCCCTTTGGACTGCTCCAGCCTCTGGCGGACGGAATAAAGCTCCTTACAAAGGAGTCTATTATTCCCCAGAATGCGGACAAGGTGGTTTACTACCTTGCGGTAGTTATGGCAGTGGCTCCCGCCATTCTCTTGTTTTCTGTAATACCCTTTGGTCCGGGCTTTACGCTCTTTGGCTACGAGATAAAGCCCATAATTGCGGACGTAAACATCGCTCTACTTCTGGTCTTTGCCTTTGGCTCTCTGGCGGTGTATGGCACCATATTTTCCGGATGGGCTTCTAACTCCAAGTATGCCTTTATAGGCTCTCTCAGGAAGGCGGCGGTCATAATCTCTTACGAGGTGGTGCTTGGCTTTTCGGTGCTTGGGGTTATTCTGCTTGCGGGCACTATGAGCACCACGGGCATCGTTCAGGCACAGATAGAGAGGGGTGTGTGGTTTATAGTGTATCAGCCTGTTGCTTTCATACTCTACCTTTTCTGTATGCTGGCAGAGTCTGGAAGGGTGCCTTTTGACATTCAGGAGGCTGAGGCAGAGCTGGTTACTGGCTATAACGTGGAGTATGGAGGTATGAGGTTTGGGGTCTTTCCTCTGGCTGAGTGGTATCTCAATGTGATGGCTCTTTCTGCCATTGCGGTGGTGCTCTTCTTTGGGGGATGGTCTGGTCCGCACATATTCGGTCCTCTCTCTCCCTATCTGTGGTTTCTTATAAAGATGTTTGCCCTTGTTTTCTTTGTTCTCTGGCTTCACTGGACGCTTCCCAGGTTTCAGGCAAAGGATATTACCGAAATAGGTTGGAAGATAATGCTACCCATATCCATAGTTAACGTAGTATTCACTGCAGTCCTTGCCTATATTCTACAGTAA
- the nuoD gene encoding NADH dehydrogenase (quinone) subunit D produces MPWMNRAAADRVKFEFKDVELEFTKHTTNLHVRQERLLELLRHLREKEGYRLFIDHTCIDFPDRRERFQGIYILYNPDTNERVIVKTWAKEGKLPSLERLWPCARWAEREAYDMFGVVYEGHENLRRMFMWEGYPYYPLRKDFPMEGIPEVELPSLTELYAGRTDPPSHDYELMHTRVATLEDLERTEKSRLQKKAQLVLNWGPLHPGTHGTIWFLFDLDGERVVQSDVILGQLHRGMEKIAENVYYFQFLPYTDRMDYISAICNELSYVTAVEKLLGVEVPEKARYIRTMFAELQRINSHLLWLGTGALDLGALTVFLYAFREREKIMDIIEGNAGFRLTSAFLRIGGVHYDLAEGTLDVVKAFVKDFPNRLKEYHNLLTRNRIWLRRTKDIGVISREDVFNYGLTGPVARGSGVPYDMRKLEPYAAYDEVDFDIPVGEVGDVYDRYLVRMEEMVQSLRIIEQCVARLEKMPKSAPYVNKEHPAVMAPKEDVFMDLEDMVKNFRIVVHGESAPPGEVYASGENPRGELGFYIYSVGGSKPYRLRIRSGALYNLSIFPKLIQDGTIADAIALLGSLDPVVGETDR; encoded by the coding sequence ATGCCCTGGATGAACAGAGCTGCTGCAGACAGAGTCAAGTTTGAGTTCAAGGATGTGGAGCTGGAGTTTACAAAGCACACCACAAACCTGCATGTCCGGCAGGAAAGACTTTTAGAACTGCTAAGACACTTGAGAGAAAAAGAGGGCTACAGGCTCTTTATAGACCACACATGTATAGACTTCCCCGATAGAAGAGAAAGATTTCAGGGCATATACATACTTTACAACCCGGACACCAACGAAAGGGTAATAGTAAAGACATGGGCAAAGGAGGGAAAACTTCCCTCTCTTGAAAGGCTCTGGCCCTGTGCAAGGTGGGCAGAGAGGGAAGCCTACGACATGTTTGGCGTAGTCTACGAGGGGCATGAGAATCTCAGAAGGATGTTCATGTGGGAAGGCTATCCATATTATCCCCTCAGAAAAGATTTCCCAATGGAGGGTATTCCAGAGGTTGAGCTTCCATCGTTGACGGAGCTCTATGCTGGCAGGACTGACCCACCCAGTCATGACTATGAGCTTATGCACACGAGGGTTGCAACCCTTGAAGACCTGGAAAGGACTGAAAAATCAAGGCTTCAGAAAAAGGCTCAGCTTGTGCTCAACTGGGGACCACTCCACCCGGGAACTCACGGCACCATATGGTTTCTCTTTGACCTTGATGGGGAGAGGGTTGTTCAGTCAGATGTTATACTGGGACAACTTCACAGGGGCATGGAAAAGATTGCAGAGAATGTTTACTACTTCCAGTTCCTGCCTTACACAGACCGTATGGACTACATATCCGCCATATGCAACGAGCTATCTTACGTGACCGCAGTTGAAAAGCTCCTTGGGGTGGAAGTGCCAGAAAAGGCAAGATACATAAGGACCATGTTTGCAGAGCTTCAGAGGATAAACTCCCACCTTCTGTGGCTTGGCACGGGTGCCCTTGACCTTGGGGCTCTTACTGTGTTTCTGTATGCCTTTAGAGAAAGGGAAAAGATAATGGACATCATAGAGGGCAACGCAGGCTTCAGGCTCACCTCTGCCTTTTTAAGAATTGGAGGAGTGCATTACGACCTTGCGGAAGGCACTCTTGACGTGGTAAAGGCCTTTGTAAAGGACTTTCCCAACAGGCTCAAAGAATACCACAACCTCCTTACCAGAAACCGCATATGGCTCAGAAGGACAAAGGATATAGGAGTTATCAGCAGGGAGGATGTTTTCAACTACGGCCTTACTGGACCCGTTGCCAGAGGCTCTGGAGTGCCTTACGACATGAGAAAACTTGAGCCCTATGCAGCTTACGACGAGGTGGACTTTGACATCCCCGTTGGAGAGGTAGGAGATGTTTACGACCGCTATCTGGTGCGTATGGAGGAGATGGTGCAGAGCCTCAGAATCATAGAGCAGTGTGTAGCAAGGCTGGAAAAAATGCCGAAGTCCGCACCTTATGTAAACAAGGAACATCCTGCAGTGATGGCACCAAAGGAAGATGTTTTCATGGACCTTGAGGATATGGTAAAGAACTTCCGCATAGTGGTTCACGGGGAGTCCGCACCCCCAGGGGAAGTCTACGCCAGCGGAGAAAACCCCAGAGGCGAGCTGGGCTTTTACATATATTCGGTCGGTGGCTCCAAACCTTATAGGCTCAGAATAAGGTCAGGGGCTCTTTATAATCTTTCCATCTTCCCAAAGCTCATACAGGACGGCACGATTGCTGACGCCATAGCCCTTCTTGGAAGCCTTGACCCAGTGGTGGGAGAAACGGACAGATGA
- the ilvD gene encoding dihydroxy-acid dehydratase: MLRSDRVKKGIERSPHRALLRACGLKDEDFDKPLIGIANSYIDIIPGHVHLREFVQPIKDEVRKAGGVPIEFNVIGVDDGIAMGHYGMHYSLPSRELIADSIETVVEAHQLDALICIPNCDKIVPGMLMATARLNIPTIFISGGPMLAGEVNGRKVDLISVFEGIGQLQAGKITERELKVIEEHACPTCGSCSGMFTANSMNCITEVLGLGLPGNGTIPAVDPRRELLARRAARQIMELIRRNIRPRDILTQETFDNAFAVDIAMGGSSNTILHLLAIAREAGVEYDLARINDISKRTPNICKISPASHYHIQDLDNVGGMPAIVKELIKGGYLPHPDRLTVSLKTLREIAEEAPDADGEVIRRVEEPYSKEGGIAILFGNLAPEGSVVKTAGVDPRMLVFRGKAICFDSEEEAIEGILGGKVKSGHVVVIRYEGPKGGPGMREMLSPTSAIMGMGLGDKVALITDGRFSGGTRGACVGHIAPEAAAGGPIGIVQDGDEILVDIPGRRLELLIPEEEFRRRMENFIPKQKDIRSPWLRRYVRFVASASRGAVLEA, from the coding sequence ATGCTCAGGAGCGACAGAGTTAAGAAGGGCATAGAGAGGTCTCCACACAGGGCATTACTGAGAGCCTGCGGGCTAAAAGATGAGGATTTTGACAAGCCCCTCATAGGCATTGCCAACTCATACATAGACATAATCCCCGGACATGTGCATCTCAGGGAGTTTGTTCAGCCCATAAAGGACGAGGTGCGAAAGGCTGGCGGTGTTCCCATAGAGTTCAACGTCATCGGCGTGGATGACGGCATAGCCATGGGGCACTATGGCATGCATTACTCCCTGCCCTCAAGGGAGCTCATTGCAGACTCCATAGAGACGGTGGTGGAAGCCCACCAGCTGGACGCCCTCATATGCATACCCAACTGCGACAAGATAGTGCCCGGTATGCTCATGGCTACCGCAAGGCTAAACATTCCCACGATTTTTATAAGCGGTGGTCCAATGCTTGCGGGGGAGGTAAACGGCAGAAAGGTGGACCTCATAAGTGTCTTTGAAGGAATAGGTCAGCTTCAGGCTGGGAAAATCACAGAAAGAGAGCTAAAGGTCATAGAAGAGCATGCCTGCCCCACCTGTGGGAGTTGTTCTGGTATGTTTACTGCCAACTCCATGAACTGTATCACCGAGGTGCTTGGTCTTGGTCTGCCGGGCAACGGCACTATACCTGCAGTGGACCCCAGAAGAGAGCTCCTTGCCCGCAGGGCAGCAAGGCAGATAATGGAGCTTATAAGAAGAAACATAAGACCCAGAGACATTCTCACACAGGAAACCTTTGACAATGCCTTTGCGGTAGACATTGCCATGGGAGGTTCTTCCAACACGATTCTTCATCTCCTTGCCATAGCCCGTGAGGCAGGTGTGGAATACGACCTTGCCAGGATAAATGACATATCAAAAAGAACGCCCAACATATGCAAGATTTCCCCCGCTTCCCACTACCACATACAGGACCTTGACAACGTAGGTGGCATGCCTGCCATAGTAAAAGAACTTATAAAGGGCGGATACCTGCCTCATCCAGACAGACTAACAGTCAGCCTGAAAACCCTCAGAGAAATCGCAGAAGAAGCCCCAGATGCGGATGGAGAGGTCATAAGAAGAGTAGAAGAGCCATATTCTAAAGAAGGAGGCATAGCCATACTCTTTGGAAACCTTGCACCAGAAGGCTCTGTGGTAAAGACCGCAGGTGTGGACCCCAGAATGCTTGTCTTCAGAGGAAAGGCCATATGCTTTGATTCAGAAGAGGAGGCCATAGAGGGTATTCTTGGAGGGAAGGTAAAGTCCGGGCATGTGGTGGTAATACGCTATGAGGGACCAAAGGGCGGTCCGGGTATGAGGGAGATGCTCTCGCCTACCTCTGCCATAATGGGTATGGGTCTGGGAGATAAGGTGGCTCTCATCACAGACGGAAGGTTCTCTGGGGGCACGAGGGGTGCCTGCGTAGGACACATAGCCCCAGAGGCGGCCGCAGGGGGACCCATAGGCATAGTGCAGGATGGAGACGAAATACTCGTAGACATTCCTGGCAGGAGGCTTGAGCTTCTCATACCGGAGGAGGAGTTCAGAAGAAGGATGGAAAACTTTATTCCAAAGCAGAAGGATATAAGAAGCCCATGGCTGAGGAGGTATGTAAGGTTCGTGGCCTCTGCATCAAGAGGTGCGGTGCTGGAGGCATGA
- a CDS encoding Uma2 family endonuclease — MTVKELLTYEDIPLLPKEGRYEVVEGRLVEMSPAGGWHGYAVAEISAVLREKLRGRGYVLSGEVGLVINREPLTLRASDIAFYSKERLREIPRGLLHEPPDLVVEVIAEETSMEYFEEKLRDYMSFGVGRIVFVDLLKRLVLVVDEERRIAVYTFEEEVEFFGGVRWKVSQIVEGM, encoded by the coding sequence ATGACTGTAAAGGAATTGCTAACCTACGAGGATATACCTCTACTGCCTAAGGAGGGCAGGTATGAAGTTGTAGAAGGGAGGCTCGTAGAGATGTCCCCAGCAGGTGGATGGCATGGGTATGCGGTGGCGGAGATAAGTGCAGTGCTCAGAGAAAAGTTGAGAGGCAGGGGCTATGTGCTTTCTGGGGAGGTGGGACTTGTGATAAACAGAGAGCCTCTTACACTCAGGGCATCTGATATAGCCTTTTACTCAAAGGAAAGGCTCAGAGAGATTCCCAGAGGGCTTCTGCACGAGCCACCTGACCTTGTGGTGGAAGTTATCGCAGAGGAGACCTCAATGGAATACTTTGAAGAAAAGTTGAGAGACTACATGAGCTTTGGGGTAGGCAGGATAGTGTTTGTGGACCTTCTCAAAAGGCTTGTGCTGGTGGTGGATGAGGAAAGAAGGATTGCAGTTTACACTTTTGAGGAGGAGGTGGAGTTCTTTGGGGGAGTGAGATGGAAAGTTTCTCAAATAGTGGAGGGCATGTGA
- a CDS encoding NADH-quinone oxidoreductase subunit B family protein, translated as MAMLNSNGFVLTTVDELLSWGRRNALWPLTIGLACCAIEMMHAAASRFDLDRLGVIFRASPRQADLLIVAGTVVNKVAPMLKLLWEQMPDPKWCITMGGCASAGGPFPTYSTLQGMDRIIPVDVYIPGCPPHPQGLLYGILQLQKKIKEKGVKKYDRALEEFKKDIERQGLIPREITV; from the coding sequence ATGGCTATGCTCAATTCTAACGGCTTTGTGCTTACCACTGTGGATGAGCTTTTGAGCTGGGGCAGGCGTAACGCTCTGTGGCCGCTTACCATAGGGCTTGCCTGTTGTGCTATAGAGATGATGCACGCTGCAGCATCAAGGTTTGACCTTGACAGGCTGGGGGTTATCTTCAGGGCCTCTCCCAGACAGGCAGACCTTCTCATAGTGGCAGGCACGGTGGTCAACAAGGTCGCTCCCATGCTCAAGCTTCTATGGGAACAGATGCCAGACCCCAAGTGGTGCATTACCATGGGAGGTTGTGCCTCGGCGGGTGGTCCTTTCCCTACCTACTCAACCCTTCAGGGCATGGATAGGATAATACCCGTTGACGTATACATTCCCGGTTGCCCACCACACCCTCAGGGACTTCTGTATGGCATACTCCAGCTTCAGAAAAAAATAAAGGAAAAGGGTGTTAAAAAATACGACAGGGCCTTAGAGGAGTTTAAGAAAGATATAGAGCGTCAGGGACTCATTCCAAGAGAAATAACCGTATGA
- a CDS encoding methionine adenosyltransferase, with translation MANIVITPMTFKPVYELDAEIVERKGTGHPDTICDYLAENLSRELCLWYMKEYGAVMHHNVDKALLVGGVAKAEFGGGEVIEPIEIYLVGRAILEKDSKRLDAHELAVESAKKWLSENIKNLDVERHVVIHTKIKPGSKDLVELFERFQKRGEVPLANDTSFGVGYAPLDSLEKAVFEAERFLNSEEIKREHPEIGEDIKVMGVRIRNKFRLTIALAFVGKYIKDIEDYFQKKEEVHRKVKKRVEEAVGKEVEVFINTADSRENSSVYITVTGTSAEQGDDGQVGRGNRVNGLITPYRPMSLEAAAGKNPISHIGKIYNRVANLIAQRVVKEIEEVEESYCYIVSQIGKPINEPQVLDVSVRSKKDLSMLEPLVKKIAQEELERMPDVWKGFVEGLYPVA, from the coding sequence GTGGCAAACATAGTGATAACACCCATGACTTTTAAACCCGTTTATGAGCTTGATGCAGAAATAGTGGAGCGTAAGGGCACCGGACACCCTGATACCATATGCGACTACCTTGCAGAGAATCTCTCAAGAGAGCTCTGTCTGTGGTATATGAAGGAATACGGTGCTGTCATGCATCACAACGTGGACAAGGCTCTTCTCGTGGGTGGAGTGGCGAAGGCGGAGTTTGGCGGTGGTGAGGTTATAGAGCCCATAGAAATATACCTTGTGGGAAGAGCCATACTGGAAAAGGACAGCAAAAGGCTTGATGCCCACGAGCTTGCGGTTGAGAGTGCAAAAAAGTGGCTGAGTGAAAATATAAAGAACCTTGATGTGGAAAGGCATGTGGTAATCCATACCAAGATAAAGCCTGGAAGCAAGGACCTGGTGGAGCTCTTTGAAAGGTTTCAGAAAAGGGGTGAGGTGCCTCTGGCAAACGACACATCCTTTGGTGTAGGCTATGCACCCCTTGACAGCCTCGAGAAGGCAGTCTTTGAGGCAGAGAGGTTTCTCAACTCTGAAGAAATCAAAAGGGAACATCCAGAAATAGGGGAAGACATAAAGGTTATGGGCGTGCGCATAAGGAACAAGTTCAGACTCACCATAGCCCTTGCCTTTGTAGGAAAGTATATAAAGGATATAGAGGATTACTTTCAGAAGAAAGAAGAAGTGCACAGAAAGGTCAAGAAAAGGGTGGAGGAAGCCGTGGGTAAAGAAGTTGAAGTTTTTATAAACACTGCAGACAGCAGGGAGAATAGCTCCGTATACATTACCGTTACAGGCACATCTGCAGAACAGGGGGATGATGGTCAGGTGGGTCGTGGCAACAGGGTGAACGGTCTCATAACTCCCTACAGACCCATGAGCCTCGAAGCAGCAGCAGGCAAAAACCCCATATCCCACATAGGAAAGATATACAACAGGGTGGCAAACCTCATAGCCCAGAGGGTGGTAAAGGAGATAGAGGAGGTTGAAGAATCATACTGCTACATAGTTTCACAGATAGGAAAGCCCATAAACGAGCCTCAAGTGCTGGATGTGAGCGTAAGGAGCAAGAAAGACCTGAGCATGCTGGAGCCGCTGGTGAAGAAGATAGCACAGGAGGAGCTGGAAAGGATGCCCGATGTATGGAAGGGCTTTGTAGAGGGGCTATATCCGGTAGCCTGA
- a CDS encoding NADH-quinone oxidoreductase subunit A: MEYLGILLFFLIAVFVGLAFSFLNDLLGPKTKEKMEDYPYECGVPLYDPEARGVFKQGYYLLGISLILFDIEVAFLFPWVVVFEEVGLYGLVGALLFIFILTLGLAYEWRKGAFKWQF, translated from the coding sequence ATGGAATACTTAGGTATTCTTCTCTTTTTCCTGATCGCAGTATTTGTTGGCCTTGCCTTTAGCTTCCTCAATGACCTTCTGGGTCCAAAGACTAAGGAAAAGATGGAGGACTATCCTTACGAATGCGGTGTGCCTCTGTATGACCCCGAGGCGAGGGGCGTCTTCAAGCAGGGCTACTACCTTCTGGGTATATCCCTAATACTCTTTGACATTGAAGTGGCATTTCTCTTTCCATGGGTAGTTGTCTTTGAAGAGGTTGGACTTTATGGACTTGTGGGAGCTCTCCTTTTTATCTTTATCCTCACACTTGGTCTTGCCTACGAATGGAGAAAGGGAGCCTTCAAGTGGCAGTTCTGA
- a CDS encoding rhodanese-like domain-containing protein codes for MKKAVLALAIGALTFGGTVFSYDKELARRFNGMFSQMTPEVIKQRPCQITTQQLLQMIQKGEDFVILDVRTPAEMAVVGPTWKNTLYIPMHELFKEENLNRLPKDKKIVVVCHTGDRAAAVVTALRALGFDKAFQFRGGMTELAKEVGRAATEYVK; via the coding sequence ATGAAAAAGGCGGTGCTTGCCCTTGCAATTGGTGCTCTCACATTTGGTGGAACGGTATTTTCCTACGACAAGGAGCTTGCCAGACGCTTTAACGGTATGTTTTCTCAGATGACTCCAGAAGTTATAAAGCAGAGACCCTGCCAGATAACCACACAGCAACTCCTCCAGATGATACAGAAAGGTGAAGACTTTGTGATTCTTGACGTGAGGACGCCTGCGGAGATGGCGGTCGTTGGTCCAACTTGGAAAAATACCCTCTACATACCAATGCATGAACTCTTCAAGGAAGAGAACCTCAACAGGCTTCCAAAAGACAAAAAGATAGTGGTGGTGTGCCACACCGGAGACAGGGCTGCAGCGGTTGTTACCGCTCTGAGAGCCCTTGGCTTTGACAAAGCCTTTCAGTTCAGAGGCGGCATGACAGAGCTTGCAAAGGAAGTGGGAAGAGCGGCTACTGAATACGTGAAGTAA
- a CDS encoding slipin family protein produces MKPILDLLPFLLFVLVVLASIAGGDILKFIGGLAMGFSPLIVIAIAVVIFIAVAVKIVPEYQRAVIFRLGRVIGAKGPGLFILIPVIDRMVKVDLRTVTLDVPTQDIITRDNVSVSVDAVVYFRVVDPVRAIVQVENYLYATSQIAQTTLRSVCGAAELDELLSEREKLNLQLQEIIDRQTDPWGVKVVAVELKRIDLPEELRRAMARQAEAERERRAKIITAEAEYQAAQKLAEAAQILATQPIAIQLRYLETIQNVANKPGNTVLVPIPTELFRVFFGEGKIQGQG; encoded by the coding sequence ATGAAGCCCATACTTGACCTTCTGCCCTTTTTGCTTTTTGTCCTCGTGGTGCTTGCCAGCATAGCGGGAGGAGACATACTTAAATTCATAGGAGGATTAGCCATGGGTTTTTCACCCCTTATAGTGATAGCTATAGCGGTAGTTATCTTTATTGCGGTTGCGGTAAAGATAGTTCCAGAGTATCAGAGGGCTGTTATCTTCAGGCTTGGAAGGGTAATTGGTGCAAAGGGACCGGGACTCTTCATCCTTATCCCCGTAATTGACAGAATGGTTAAGGTGGACCTGAGAACGGTCACCCTTGATGTGCCAACTCAGGACATAATAACCAGAGACAACGTGTCCGTGAGCGTGGATGCGGTGGTTTACTTCAGGGTAGTTGACCCTGTCAGGGCTATAGTTCAGGTAGAAAACTATCTCTATGCCACATCCCAGATAGCCCAGACAACCCTCAGGAGCGTATGCGGTGCTGCAGAGCTTGACGAGCTGCTTTCAGAGAGGGAAAAGCTAAACTTGCAATTACAGGAGATAATTGACCGACAGACAGACCCCTGGGGAGTAAAGGTGGTGGCCGTTGAGCTGAAAAGAATAGACCTGCCAGAAGAGCTTCGTAGAGCAATGGCAAGACAGGCAGAAGCCGAAAGGGAAAGAAGAGCAAAGATAATAACCGCAGAGGCCGAATATCAGGCAGCTCAGAAGCTGGCAGAAGCGGCACAGATACTGGCAACCCAGCCCATAGCCATACAGCTCAGATATCTTGAGACCATTCAGAACGTGGCCAACAAGCCCGGAAACACCGTTCTTGTTCCTATACCCACGGAGCTTTTCAGGGTATTCTTTGGTGAAGGTAAGATACAGGGTCAGGGTTAA